The following proteins come from a genomic window of Gossypium raimondii isolate GPD5lz chromosome 5, ASM2569854v1, whole genome shotgun sequence:
- the LOC105767483 gene encoding EPIDERMAL PATTERNING FACTOR-like protein 8, translating to MMASFKHNPLELKVTVLSVMFIFYLTFFPSKSVSVTAGNDNNLKQEKTVLGSRPPKCVNKCFSCRPCMATLVASPNHRNTRSSSYQGDESYYLLAWKCKCGNKFFQP from the exons ATGATGGCTTCATTCAAACACAACCCACTTGAACTAAAAGTCACAGTTCTCAGTGTCATGTTCATCTTTTACCTCACGTTTTTCCCTTCCAAATCag TATCAGTAACAGCAGGTAATGATAACAATTTAAAGCAAGAGAAAACAGTTCTGGGTTCGAGGCCACCCAAGTGTGTGAACAAGTGTTTCAGTTGCAGACCATGCATGGCTACTTTAGTTGCTTCTCCTAATCATAGAAATACTCGAAGCTCTTCATATCAAGGTGATGAAAGCTATTATCTGCTTGCCTGGAAATGCAAATGTGGGAATAAATTCTTCCAACCTTGA